From the genome of Clavibacter nebraskensis NCPPB 2581:
TGCACCGCCGTCAGCTCCGCGACCGTCCTCACGCGGTGCTCCTCGGCGACGGAGAGCGACCGCGTCCGCTCGCTCGCGTCGACGATGTGCCGCCTCTCCGCATCGGCCGCTGCCTCGTCGAGCGCACGCCGGGCGGATGCCTCCCGCCGACGCCGTTCGCGCAGGAGCAGGGCCAGGACGAGGACGAGCAGGGCGACCAGGGCGACCAGGGCGACCAGGGCGACCAGGATCCACGGGAGCACGTTCTGCATGGCCCAGGGAAGCACGCACCACGGATCGAGCGCGCGATCCGCTCCCCGATCGGGGGACTGTCCTCCACTTGGAGGACCCGGGTACCGTGGATCAGGTCATCGACCCCTGGAGCTCCACAATGTCGCACGCCACCCTGCACCGGACGCACACCACCGACCCGCACCGCACGTCGGTGGTCGGTTCCGCGGTGCTGGGCTTCCTGTCCGCGTTCGTGGTGGGCGCGGCCGTGATCGTCACGCTCCTCATCACCTCCTTCGCGCAGGGGACCGAGGGCTACCCCGGACTCGACGTGCCGGGCGTGGTCGACACCCGCATCGACCACGGCAGCGTCGTGACGCAGATCGGCCCGGGCGGGTTCCTCTTCCCGCTGGCCGCCGGCCTCCTCGTCGGCCTGATCGTGGCCGTGGTCGTCTACGCGCGCCAGCGCCACGTCGAGGACTGAGCCCGGCCGACCCCGATCCGCCCGCGCGTAGGGTCGAGGGGATGCCTCGCCACACCGCCTCCCGTCCGAGCAGGCGCCCCGCGTCGGCCTCTCGCACCCGTCTCCGTGCAGCAGCCCTCGCCAGCACGATGACGGCCCTGCTCCTGGTCGCGACCGGCTGCACCGCACCGGACGTCGTCCCGCCGACCGCTCCCGCCGCCCCGCTCCGGGTGGTCTCCCTCGGGGACTCCTACTCCACGGGGACGGGACCCGCGGAGCCGCTGCCCGGCGACCCCGGGGTCTGCGGGCGCACCGTCGCCTCCTCCGTGCGCGTCGCCGCGGCGGCCGTCGGCGCCGAGCTCGTCGACGCGGCGTGCGACGGCGCCACCACTGCGGACCTCGCGGCCCCGCGCGAGCGCGGCGGGGAGACCGTGCCCGCGCAGCTGGCCGCCGCGGCCGACGGCGCCGACGTGGTGCTCGTGCGCCTCGGGGGCAACGACCTCGGCTTCCCGGCCCTCGTCGGAGGGTGCCTCGCGCGGGACCCTGAGGGACCCGTGGCCGCCGGCCCCACGACGTGCGTGGACGCGCTCGCGCCCGCGGGCGGGACCGATGCCGTCCGCGCCCGCATCGATGGGGAGGTGGCGACGCGGCTCGGCGAGGCGTTCGGGCGGATCCGGGCGGCGGCGCCCCACGCCCGCATCGTCGCGCTCGGCTACCTCACGGTGCTCGGCGACCCGGATGCGCTGCCCGCGGAGGGCTGCCTCCGCGCCACGGCGACGTCGACGGTGAACGGGCAGGTCCTCCTCGCCGACCGGGACGCGGCGTGGCTGGCGGGGATCCAGCGCGAGCTCGACGACGCGATCGCCCGGGCGGCCGCCGATGCGGGAGCCCGGTTCGTGGACCAGGAGACGCCGACGGCCACGCACGGCGCGTGCGCGGGGGATGCCGGCGATGCGTACGTGGCGGGGCTCGGCGGCAGCGCGGGGGACGTCCCCCTCCACCCGAACGCGGCCGGACTGGACTGGGAGTCCGATGTCCTGACGGGCGTGCTGTGGGAGGAGGGGGCGGCGCTCGGCCGCTGATCCCCACGGTCGCGAGGGCGTCTGACCCAGCCCATGTGGGAACGTGTGGGTTCATGTTGCTTCTCCTGCGGATGAGGGCTATGGTGCGAGGACGCGAGGCGCCAGTGCCCCACGGAGTCGAAGGAGACCGCCCATGTACGCCGAAGAGCGCCAGGACAGGGTGGTCGCCCTCCTCGAGCGCACCGGCCGCGTGGCGGTCCTCGGCCTGGCGCGCGACTTCGACGTGACGACGGAGACGGTCCGACGCGACCTCGCCCAGCTCGAGAGCCGCGGCGTCCTGCGCCGCGTGCACGGCGGCGCCGTCCGCGCCGACCGGTCCACCCGCGCCGAGGAGAGCCTCGACACGCGGGGTGCCCGCAACACGGCGGCCAAGGCGCGCATCGCCGACGCGGCGATGGGGTTCCTGCCCGCGAGCTTCGCGGGATCCATCGCGCTCGACGCCGGCACCACCACGGGGCTGGTCGCGGAGCGCGTCGCCGCCTGGCGGCCCGACGAGCCGGGCCGCACGCTCGTCGTGGTCACGCACTCGATGTCCATCGCGCAGACCGTGACCCGCAACCCCGCAGTCGAGGTGCAGCTGCTCGGCGGACGCGTGCGCGGCATCACGAGCGCGGCGGTCGGCCCCGCCACCCTCGGCCAGCTCGCCCGGCTGCGACCCGACATCGCCTTCATCGGCGCGAACGGGATCCACGCGGAGTTCGGCCTCAGCACCCCCGACGAAGAGGAGGCGGCCGTGAAGACCGCGTTGACCCGAGGATCCCGACGCGCCGTGGCGCTCGTCGACGCGTCGAAGGCGGGGGAGGAGGCGCTCGTCGGCTTCGCGGCCCTCGACGACCTCGACGCGCTCGTGACCGACGCCGCGCCGGACGGCCCGCTGGCCGCGGCCCTGGCGGCCGCCGAGGTGGAGGTGATGGTCGCGTGATCCTCACCCTCACCGCCAATCCGAGCCTCGACCGCACCATCGACCTCGCCGGCGCCCTCGCGCGCGGCGCGGTCCAGCGGGCCCGCGGCGTCGCCGAGCAGCCCGGCGGCAAGGGCGTCAACGTCTCGCGCGCGCTCATCGCCTCCGGCCTCGACACCATCGCCCTGCTGCCCGGCCGCCTCGACGACCCGATGCTCGTGGCGCTGGCCGCCGAGCGGATCCCGCTCGATCAGCTCGACATCGCGGGCCGCGTGCGCCAGAACGTCACGCTCACCGAGCCCGACGGCACGACGACCAAGGTCAACGAGCCGGGCCCCGTCCTGTCAGCCGCCGAGGCCGATGCGCTGGTGGCCCTCGTCATCCGGCACGCGCGCCGGGCCAGCTGGCTCGTGCTCGCGGGCTCCCTGCCGCCCGGCCTCGACGACGACTTCGCTGCCCGCGTGGTGCACGCCGTGCGCGCCGAGCTCGGCGACGCCGCCCCTCGGATCGCCGTCGACTCGTCGGGGGCGCCCATGGCCGCGCTCGTCGCGTCCGACGCGGTCGTGGACCTGATCAAGCCCAACGCCGAGGAGCTCGCCGAGCTCGTCGGCCTCCCCGACCCGGATGCGCTCGAGGCCGACCCCCGGCTGGCTCACGACGCATCCCGCTCCCTCGTCTCCCGCGGCTGCCGGGCGGTCCTCGCGACCCTCGGCGCGCGGGGGGCCGTCCTCACCACGGCCGAGGGCGGGTGGCTCGCCACCATGCCCCCGATCATGCCGGTGAGCACCGTGGGCGCGGGCGACTCGTCGCTCGCGGGCTACCTGCTCGCCGACCACCGCGGGGCCGGACCCGAGGGGCGGCTGGCGCAGGCCGTCGCCCACGGATCCGCCGCCGCGTCCCTGCCCGGCAGCACCATGCCGTCCCCCGACCAGACCCGGCCGGACAGCGTCACCGTCCAGCCGCTCCTCCCGATCGCCGCCGATCGCTGACCCGTCCCACCTGGAGAAGAACATGCCATCGCTCATCACGAACCGCCTCGTGCTCCTCGACGCCGACCTCGGCGCCGACCGCGAGCACGCCGTCCGCACGCTGGCCGAGCGCGTCGTCGCCGAGGGACGCGCCACCGACGCCGACGCCCTCTTCGCCGACGCGTGGGAGCGCGAGTCGAAGACCGACACCGGCATGGGCGGCGGCCTCGCCATCCCGCACTGCCGCTCCGCCGCGGTGACGGAGGCCACGCTCGTCATGGCGCGCCCGAAGCCCGCCGTGGACTTCGGCGCGCCGGACGGCCCCGCCGACCTCGTGTTCTTCATCGCCGCGCCCGACGGCGCCGACCAGGAGCACCTCGTCCTGCTCTCGCGGCTCGCCCGGTCGCTCATCAAGCCCGAGTTCGTCGAGGCGCTGCGTACCGCCACCGACGAGGACCAGGTCGTCTCGCTCGTGGAGGGCGCGCTCGTGGACGAGCCCGCCTCCTCGACCGGCGCCCTGGCCGCGGCGGCTCCTGCGGCGACCGCATCGGCCCCGGCCACCGCGCCCGCCGACGCGCCCGTCCTCATCGCCGTCACCGCCTGCCCCACCGGCATCGCGCACACGTACATGGCGGCCGACTCGCTCGTCGCCGCGGCGAAGCGCGCGGGCGTCGAGCTGCACGTCGAGACCCAGGGATCCTCCTCCGTCACGCCCGTCGACCCCGCGATCATCGCGCGGGCCACGGCCGTGATCTTCGCCGTCGACGTCGACGTGCGGGACCGCGCGCGCTTCGCCGGCAAGCCCGTCATCCAGTCGCCCGTGAAGCGCGGCATCGACCAGCCCGACCAGATGGTCGCCGAGGCCGTCGCGGCCGCGAAGGACCCGACTGCCCCGCGCGTGCCAGGAGGCGCGTCGTCGTCCGCCGGATCCGAGCAGGCCTCCCCGCAGGCGTCGCAGTCGGTGGGCGCGCGCCTCAAGCGCTGGCTGCTCACGGGCGTCAGCTACATGATCCCGTTCGTCGCGGGCGGCGGTCTCCTCATCGCGCTCGGCTTCCTGCTCGGCGGGTACCGGATCACCGAGACGGCGTCCGACGTCGTGCTGCAGAACTCGCTCGCGAACCTGCCCGCGGGCGGTCTCGGCCAGTACCTCGGCGCCGTCGCGATCGTCATCGGCAACGCGTCGATGGCCTTCCTCGTGCCCGCGCTGGCCGGCTACATCGCCTACGCCATCGCCGACCGGCCGGGCATCGCACCCGGCTTCGTCGCGGGATCCATCTCCGTCATCATGGGCGCCGGCTTCCTGGGCGGCCTCGTGGGCGGCCTCCTCGCCGGTGGCATCGCCTACGCGATCGGCCGCATCGACGTGCCGCGCTGGCTGCGGGGCCTCATGCCCGTGGTGATCATCCCGCTCCTCGCCTCGATCGTCGCCTCCGGCCTCATGGTCATGGTGCTCGGCGGTCCCATCGCGGCCCTCACGCGCGGCCTCAACGGCTTCCTCTCGGGCCTCACCGGCACGTCGGCCATCGTCCTGGGCATAATCCTCGGCGTCATGATGTGCATCGACCTCGGCGGTCCCATCAACAAGGTCGCCTACTCGTTCGCGGTCGCCGGCCTCGGCGCCGGTTCCATCACCGACCAGACCCCGTGGGAGATCATGGCCGCGGTCATGGCCGCCGGCATGGTCCCGCCGCTCGCCCTCGCGCTCGCCTCCACCGTGATCGACCGCCGCCTGTTCAGCCCGGCGGAGCGCGAGAACGGCAAGGCCGCGTGGCTCCTCGGCGCCGCGTTCATCTCCGAGGGCGCCATCCCGTTCGCCGCGGTCGACCCGCTGCGCGTCATCCCCGCTAGCATCGTCGGCGGTGCCGTCACGGGCGCCATGGTGATGGGGCTCGGCGTCGTGTCGCAGGCCCCGCACGGCGGCGTCTTCGTGCTCTTCGCGATGAACGGCACCTTCCTCGGCTTCCTCGCCTCCGTCGCGGTCGGCGCGGTGATCTCCGCGTTCCTCGTCGTTCTCCTCAAGCGCTTCACGACGAAGCGCCCGGAGGCCGCCGCCGCGACGCCCGTCGACCAGGGCGTCCCCGTCGCGGTCTGATCCGTCGCCGCCCCTCACATCCCCATCCCGTCCGCACCACCAGGAGGAGAACGTCCATGACCGAGCGCACCGCCACCATCGGCAGCCGCGTGGGCCTGCACGCCCGTCCCGCATCCCTCTTCATCGAGGCCGTGCGCCGCACGGGCGTCCCGGTGAGGATCAGCAAGCCGGGCGGCACGCCGCTCGACGCGACGAGCATCCTGTCGCTCATGAGCCTGGGCGCCGCGAACGGCGACCAGGTCGTGCTCACGGCCGAGGGCGACGGCGCGGACGCCGCGCTCGACGAGCTCGCGGCGCTGCTCGAGAGCGACCTCGACGCCGTCGAGTAGCCGACCCCACGACGAGAGGCCCGGACACCGCGATGCGGGTCCGGGCCTCTCGTCGTGCCAGGCGGCGGTCGGCGTCACCATTCGGCGACGCGGTAGTCCTTGAGGAAGACGCCCGAGATGTCCTCGCCGGCCTGGCCCATGACGATGGGGTCGTAGACCCGGGCGGCGCCGTCAACGAGGTCGAGCGGGGCGTGGAAGCCCTCCTCGGCGAGCCGCACCTTCGTGGGGTGCGGGCGCTCGTCGGTGATCCAGCCGGTGTCGACGCTCGTCATGAGGATGCCGTCGGTCTCCCGCATCTCGCGCGCCGAGGTGCGGGTCATCATGTTGAGCGCGGCCTTCGCCATGTTCGTGTGCGGGTGGCCGGGGCCCTTGTAGGCGCGGGCGAACTGGCCCTCCATGGCGCTCACGTTCACGACGTACTTGCGGCGTGACGCGGACGCGGCCATCGCCGGGCGCAGCCGGCTGACGAGGAGGAACGGCGCCGTGACGTTGGCGAGCTGGACCTCGAGCATCTCCAGCGGATCCACCTCGTGCACGACCTGGGTCCAGCTGTTCGCGTCGTGCAGGTCGGGTACGAGGCCGCCCGCGTCGATGGCGGTGCCGGCGGAGAGGCGCGCGAGCGAGGAGGAGCCCGCGGTCATGGCGAGCTCGGTGACCTCGGCGGCCGTGATGCCGGTCGCCGTCGAGAGGATGGGATGCGCCGCGACGGAGGCGGCGAGGGCCGCCGGGTGCGCGTCGGCCGTGTGCCCGAACGTCAGGAGCTCGGGCAGGTCGCCGTCCGGCAGCGGCGCCGCCTCGGCCTCGGACAGCGGCGCGTAGGAGCCGGGGGACCGGCGGACGGTCTGCGCGGCGTTGTTAATGAGGATGTCGAGCGGACCCGCGGCGGCCACCGCGTCGGTGAGGCCGATGACCTGCGCCGGGTCGCGGAGGTCGAGGCCCACGATGCGCAGGCGGTGCACCCACTCGTGCGCGTCGGGCAGGCCGGCGAAGCGGCGCACGGCGTCGCGCGGGAAGCGCGTGGTGATGGTGGTGTGCGCGCCGTCGCGGAGGAGGCGCAGCGCGATGTGCATGCCGATCTTGGCGCGCCCGCCCGTGAGGAGCGCCCGCATGCCGGTGAGGTCGGTGCGGGCCTCGCGCTTCGCGTGGTTGAGGAGCGCGCAGTCGGGGCAGAGCTGGTGGTAGAAGGCGTCGACCTGCGTGTAGTGCTGCTTGCAGATGTAGCAGGGGCGCGAGCGCAGGAGCGTGCCGGCGGTGGGCTTCGCGGTCGTGATGGCCAGCGGGATCCCGCGCGTCTCGTCGTCGATGCGGTCGGGCGCGCCCGTGGCGGTGGCCGCGACGACGGCGCGGTCGGCGCTGGCGACGGCCTCGCGCTTCTCGAGCCGGCGGGCCTTCTTCACCTGCTTGAACATGGAGGCGGTGGCACGGCGGACGGCGACGAAGTCGGGGTGCTCCTCGTCGATGTCGGCGAGCGAGCCGAGGACGCGGAGCGCGGTCGCGAGGTCGGCCGGGTCGATGGCCGACCCGGGCGTGGCGGCGTCGGACGTGGGGGTGACGGGATCCGCGGGGCGGGCGGGGTCGTGGGGCAGGGCGTCGGAGGGCACAGGAGATGATACCCGGGCCGTCGGGGGCTCCCGGCCGACGACCGCAACCGGGCGGCGGCGCTACATCGTGGTGGCGAAGCCCACCGCGGCCGCGATGACCGCCCAGAGCGCGATGGTGACGACCACGAGGGCGATGACGCCCGTGCGGCGATCGCGCCAGCGCGCCCGCTCCGTCTCGGGGTCGACGGGGACGGACTCCGGGGCGGCGACGCCGGCGGTCGCGTCGTCCGCGACGTGACCCGGGGCGGCCTCGTCCGTGTCGGCGGGCGGCGTCGATGCCGGGGTCGGGTGGAGCGGGGCGCGGTCGGGTAGCGGGTCGAGCGGGAGGGGCGGCATCCGGCGACCATACGCGCTGGCGCCCCGAGGACCATGCCGCCTGTGGAGAACTCCGTGACGGGACGCGTGGGGGAGGATAGACGCATCATGTCCGACACCGCCCTCGCTCCCACGCTCACCGAGGAGGCGGCCCGGCTGGCCGTGGACGGGGCGACCGACGACGCGATCTACGACGCGTTCGCCGAGTGGGCGCTCGCGCAGGGGATCGAGCTGTACCCGGCGCAGGACGAGGCGGCGTTGGAGATCGCGTCGGGCGCGCACCTCATCCTCTCCACGCCGACCGGCACCGGGAAGTCGCTCGTCGCGGTCGCGGCGCACTTCGCGGCCCTCGCCCGCGGGCGCCGCTCGTACTACACGGCGCCGATCAAGGCGCTCGTCTCCGAGAAGTTCTTCGCGCTCGTGGAGCTGTTCGGCGCCGCGCAGGTGGGGATGGTCACGGGCGACTCCTCCGTGAACCCGGACGCGCCCATCATCTGCTGCACCGCCGAGATCCTCGCCAACCGGTCGCTCCGCGGCGGCGCCGACACGCCCGTCGACCAGGTGGTGATGGACGAGTTCCACTTCTACGCGGATCCGCAGCGCGGCTGGGCCTGGCAGGTGCCGCTCCTGCTCCTGCCGCACGCGCAGTTCGTGCTCATGTCGGCGACGCTCGGCGACGTGACCGACCTCGCGGACGACCTCACCCGGCGCACCGGACGGCCGACCGCGCGCATCACCGGCATCGAGCGCCCGGTGCCGCTCTTCTTCCACTACGCCGTCACGCCCGTGCAGGAGACGGTCGAGGAGCTGCTGGACACCAAGCAGGCGCCCGTCTACATCGTGCACTTCGCGCAGGCCGCGGCCCTGGAGCGGGCGCAGGCGCTCTCGAGCATCAAGATCGTCACGCGCGATCAGCGGGACGAGATCGCGGACATCATCGGCGGCTTCCGGTTCAGCACCGCGTTCGGGAAGACGCTCTCGCGGCTCGTGCGCGCGGGGATCGGCGTGCACCACGCGGGCATGCTGCCGAAGTACCGACGGCTCGTCGAGCAGCTCGCGCAGCAGGGCCTCCTCCGGGTGATCTGCGGCACGGACACGCTCGGCGTCGGCATCAACGTCCCCATCCGCACGGTGCTCTTCACGGGCCTCACCAAGTACGACGGCACGCGGATGCGGCAGCTCAACGCGCGCGAGTTCCACCAGATCGCGGGGCGCGCGGGCCGGGCCGGGTACGACACCGCGGGCACCGTGGTCGCGCAGGCGCCCGAGCACGAGACCGAGAACATCAAGATGCTCGAGCGCGCGGGCGACGACGTGAAGAAGCGGCGGAAGCTCGTGCGCAAGAAGGCGCCGGAGGGGTTCGTCTCGTGGGGCGAGCCGAGCTTCCGGAAGCTCATCGACGCGGAGCCGGAGCGGCTGACGTCGAGCATGCAGGTGAGCCACGCGATGATGCTCAACGTCATCGCGCGCGGCGGCGACGTGTTCGCCAACATGCGCGCGCTCGTCGACGACAACCACGAGCCGCGCGCCCGCCAGCTCGCGCTCGCCCGCCGCGCACTCGCCATCTACCGCACGCTGCGCACGGCCGGCATCGTCAGCCAGGAGGAGGACCCGGACGGCGGGCCCACGCGGATCACGCTGACGGTCGACCTGCAGGCCGACTTCGCGCTCAACCAGCCGCTGTCGCCGTTCGCCGTCGCCGTGTTCGAGATCCTCGACCGCGAGTCCCCGACCTACGCGCTCGACATGGTGAGCGTGGTCGAGGCGACGCTCGACGACCCGCGCCCGATCCTCTCCCAGCAGCAGTTCAAGGCCCGCGGCGAGGCCGTGCAGGCGATGAAGGCCGAGGGCATCGAGTACGACCAGCGCATGGAGCTGCTCGAGGAGATCACCCACCCGAAGCCGCTCGAGGAGCTGCTCGACCAGTCGTTCGCGACCTACAGCGCGAGCCAGCCGTGGATCGGCGACTTCGCGCTCAGCCCGAAGTCGGTCGTCCGCGACATGTACGAGCGGGCGATGAGCTTCAGCGAGCTGATCTCCTTCTACGGCCTCATGCGCTCCGAGGGCCTCGTGCTCCGCTACCTCTCCGACGCGTTCCGGGCGCTGCGGCAGACCATCCCCGACGAGGCGAAGACCGAGGAGCTGCTCGACGTGATCGAGTGGCTCGGCGAGCTCGTGCGGCAGGTCGACTCGAGCCTCCTCGACGAGTGGGAGGAGCTGTCGCACCCGACGGCGGCGCCCGGCGACGCGCCCGTGCTGCCGCCCGCGCCGAAGCTGCTCACCTCGAACACGCGCGCGTTCCGGATCCTCGTGCGCAACGAGCTGTTCCGCCGCGTGCAGCTCGCGGCCCGCGAGGACCTGGAGGCCCTCGGCGAGCTCGATCGGGCAGCGGGCTTCGACGCCGACGCGTGGGGCGCCGCGCTCGACGGCTACTTCGGCGAGTACGACCGCATCCAGACGGACGGCGACGCCCGCAGCCAGGCGCTCGTCACGATCGAGGAGGGGCCGACCGCCTGGACCGTCCGGCAGGCGCTGCACGACCCCGAGGGCGACCACGACTGGGGCATCGAGGCGACCGTCGACCTCGACGCGTCGAACGAGGCCGGCGAGGCCGTCGTCCGCGTGACCCGCGTCGGCACCCTCTCGTGAACGACGCGCCGCGCCTGCCCGACCTCGCCGGGCGGACGGTCCTCGTCACGGGCGCGAACGGCGGGATCGGCTTCTGGACCTCCGTGCAGCTCGCGGGCGCCGGAGCCCGGGTGCTGCTGGCCTGCCGCTCCGCCGAGCGCGGCGACGCGGCCGCCCGGGCGATCCGGGCGCGCGTGCCAGGGGCGGACGCGGAGGTCGTCGCCCTCGACCTGGCGAGCCTCCGGAGCGTGGACGCGTGCGTCGCGGGGCTGCACGAGGACCTCGACGCGATCGTGGCGAACGCGGGAGTGACCCCCGCCGGTGGCCGTGCGCGTCACCGCCGCACGACCGTGGACGGGTTCGAGGAGATGATGGGCACCAACGCGCTCGGGCACTTCGCGCTCGTCGCCGGGCTCGCGCCGCGGCTGCGCGCCGGCGGACGCGTCGTGATGCTCGGATCCCTCGCCCACCGCTTCTCGCCGCTCGACCTCGGCGACCTCGCGGGGGAGCGGCGCATGCCCGCGCTCGTGCGGTACGGCCGGTCGAAGACGGCGTGCATGATGATCGCGGCCGAGCTCGACCGACGGTGGCGGGCCGCGGGATCCGATCGCCTCGCGCTGTCCGCGCACCCCGGCTACGCGGTCGACGCGCTGACTCCGCCGCAGGATCCGGCCGATCGACCGCGCGGGATCGCCGCCCGCCGACGGGTCGCGGGCGCAGGTCGCGTCCTCGTGCAGGGCAAGGACGCCGGCGCGTGGCCGATCGTGCACGCGGCCGCGGCCGACGGCGTCACGGGCGGCGACTTCTGGGGACCCGACGGCCCGCTCGAGCTGAAGGGCCCGCCGGCTCCCGCCTTCGTCGCCGAGCACGGCCGGTCGCGCGCCGTCGCCGAGCAGCTGTGGGCGGCCGCCGAGGACGCCACGGGGATCCGCTTCCAGCCCTGACGCCACCGCGATCCGCCTCCCGCGTGGCTCAGCCCCGCGGCGTCCCGAGCACGTCGTCGAGCGCGTCGCGGAACGCGGCCGTCTCCTCGGGCGTGCCCACGGACACGCGCAGCCAGCCGTCGGGCCCGGTCTCGCGGATGAGGACGCCGCGGTCGAGCAGCCCCTGCCAGACCGCGTGCCGGTCGGGGAACCGACCGAAGAGGACGAAGTTGGCGTCCGACGGCGCCACCTCGAAGCCCCGGCCGCGGAGCCACTCGACGAGCCCGTCGCGCTCCTCCCGGAGCGACGCGACCTGCGCGAGCAGCACGCGGCTGTGCCGGAGGGCGGCGGTCGCGCTTACCTGGGTGATGCGCGACAGGTGGTACGGCAGGCGCACGATGCGGAGCGCGTCCACCACCGCGGGGGAGGCCGCGAGGTAGCCGAGCCGGCCGCCCGCGAAGGCGAACGCCTTGCTCATGGTGCGCGAGACGATCAGGCGCGGGTGGTCGGGCAGCAGCGAGATCGCCGTCGGGACGCCCTCGCGGCGGAACTCGGCGTACGCCTCGTCGATCACCACGACGCCGGGCGCGACCGAGAGCACGTGCTCGATCTCGGGGATCGTCAGCGCTGTGCCCGTGGGGTTGTTCGGCGAGGTGAGGAAGACGACGCTCGGCTGGTGCTGCTCCACGAGCGCCGTGACGTTCGCCCGGTCGAGCGTGAAGTCCTCCTGGCGGCGGCCGGACACCCAGCGCGTGAGGGTGTTGC
Proteins encoded in this window:
- a CDS encoding PTS fructose transporter subunit IIABC is translated as MPSLITNRLVLLDADLGADREHAVRTLAERVVAEGRATDADALFADAWERESKTDTGMGGGLAIPHCRSAAVTEATLVMARPKPAVDFGAPDGPADLVFFIAAPDGADQEHLVLLSRLARSLIKPEFVEALRTATDEDQVVSLVEGALVDEPASSTGALAAAAPAATASAPATAPADAPVLIAVTACPTGIAHTYMAADSLVAAAKRAGVELHVETQGSSSVTPVDPAIIARATAVIFAVDVDVRDRARFAGKPVIQSPVKRGIDQPDQMVAEAVAAAKDPTAPRVPGGASSSAGSEQASPQASQSVGARLKRWLLTGVSYMIPFVAGGGLLIALGFLLGGYRITETASDVVLQNSLANLPAGGLGQYLGAVAIVIGNASMAFLVPALAGYIAYAIADRPGIAPGFVAGSISVIMGAGFLGGLVGGLLAGGIAYAIGRIDVPRWLRGLMPVVIIPLLASIVASGLMVMVLGGPIAALTRGLNGFLSGLTGTSAIVLGIILGVMMCIDLGGPINKVAYSFAVAGLGAGSITDQTPWEIMAAVMAAGMVPPLALALASTVIDRRLFSPAERENGKAAWLLGAAFISEGAIPFAAVDPLRVIPASIVGGAVTGAMVMGLGVVSQAPHGGVFVLFAMNGTFLGFLASVAVGAVISAFLVVLLKRFTTKRPEAAAATPVDQGVPVAV
- a CDS encoding 1-phosphofructokinase family hexose kinase yields the protein MILTLTANPSLDRTIDLAGALARGAVQRARGVAEQPGGKGVNVSRALIASGLDTIALLPGRLDDPMLVALAAERIPLDQLDIAGRVRQNVTLTEPDGTTTKVNEPGPVLSAAEADALVALVIRHARRASWLVLAGSLPPGLDDDFAARVVHAVRAELGDAAPRIAVDSSGAPMAALVASDAVVDLIKPNAEELAELVGLPDPDALEADPRLAHDASRSLVSRGCRAVLATLGARGAVLTTAEGGWLATMPPIMPVSTVGAGDSSLAGYLLADHRGAGPEGRLAQAVAHGSAAASLPGSTMPSPDQTRPDSVTVQPLLPIAADR
- a CDS encoding DEAD/DEAH box helicase; the protein is MSDTALAPTLTEEAARLAVDGATDDAIYDAFAEWALAQGIELYPAQDEAALEIASGAHLILSTPTGTGKSLVAVAAHFAALARGRRSYYTAPIKALVSEKFFALVELFGAAQVGMVTGDSSVNPDAPIICCTAEILANRSLRGGADTPVDQVVMDEFHFYADPQRGWAWQVPLLLLPHAQFVLMSATLGDVTDLADDLTRRTGRPTARITGIERPVPLFFHYAVTPVQETVEELLDTKQAPVYIVHFAQAAALERAQALSSIKIVTRDQRDEIADIIGGFRFSTAFGKTLSRLVRAGIGVHHAGMLPKYRRLVEQLAQQGLLRVICGTDTLGVGINVPIRTVLFTGLTKYDGTRMRQLNAREFHQIAGRAGRAGYDTAGTVVAQAPEHETENIKMLERAGDDVKKRRKLVRKKAPEGFVSWGEPSFRKLIDAEPERLTSSMQVSHAMMLNVIARGGDVFANMRALVDDNHEPRARQLALARRALAIYRTLRTAGIVSQEEDPDGGPTRITLTVDLQADFALNQPLSPFAVAVFEILDRESPTYALDMVSVVEATLDDPRPILSQQQFKARGEAVQAMKAEGIEYDQRMELLEEITHPKPLEELLDQSFATYSASQPWIGDFALSPKSVVRDMYERAMSFSELISFYGLMRSEGLVLRYLSDAFRALRQTIPDEAKTEELLDVIEWLGELVRQVDSSLLDEWEELSHPTAAPGDAPVLPPAPKLLTSNTRAFRILVRNELFRRVQLAAREDLEALGELDRAAGFDADAWGAALDGYFGEYDRIQTDGDARSQALVTIEEGPTAWTVRQALHDPEGDHDWGIEATVDLDASNEAGEAVVRVTRVGTLS
- a CDS encoding GDSL-type esterase/lipase family protein, with product MTALLLVATGCTAPDVVPPTAPAAPLRVVSLGDSYSTGTGPAEPLPGDPGVCGRTVASSVRVAAAAVGAELVDAACDGATTADLAAPRERGGETVPAQLAAAADGADVVLVRLGGNDLGFPALVGGCLARDPEGPVAAGPTTCVDALAPAGGTDAVRARIDGEVATRLGEAFGRIRAAAPHARIVALGYLTVLGDPDALPAEGCLRATATSTVNGQVLLADRDAAWLAGIQRELDDAIARAAADAGARFVDQETPTATHGACAGDAGDAYVAGLGGSAGDVPLHPNAAGLDWESDVLTGVLWEEGAALGR
- a CDS encoding HPr family phosphocarrier protein — encoded protein: MTERTATIGSRVGLHARPASLFIEAVRRTGVPVRISKPGGTPLDATSILSLMSLGAANGDQVVLTAEGDGADAALDELAALLESDLDAVE
- a CDS encoding DeoR/GlpR family DNA-binding transcription regulator codes for the protein MYAEERQDRVVALLERTGRVAVLGLARDFDVTTETVRRDLAQLESRGVLRRVHGGAVRADRSTRAEESLDTRGARNTAAKARIADAAMGFLPASFAGSIALDAGTTTGLVAERVAAWRPDEPGRTLVVVTHSMSIAQTVTRNPAVEVQLLGGRVRGITSAAVGPATLGQLARLRPDIAFIGANGIHAEFGLSTPDEEEAAVKTALTRGSRRAVALVDASKAGEEALVGFAALDDLDALVTDAAPDGPLAAALAAAEVEVMVA
- a CDS encoding SDR family oxidoreductase translates to MPSDALPHDPARPADPVTPTSDAATPGSAIDPADLATALRVLGSLADIDEEHPDFVAVRRATASMFKQVKKARRLEKREAVASADRAVVAATATGAPDRIDDETRGIPLAITTAKPTAGTLLRSRPCYICKQHYTQVDAFYHQLCPDCALLNHAKREARTDLTGMRALLTGGRAKIGMHIALRLLRDGAHTTITTRFPRDAVRRFAGLPDAHEWVHRLRIVGLDLRDPAQVIGLTDAVAAAGPLDILINNAAQTVRRSPGSYAPLSEAEAAPLPDGDLPELLTFGHTADAHPAALAASVAAHPILSTATGITAAEVTELAMTAGSSSLARLSAGTAIDAGGLVPDLHDANSWTQVVHEVDPLEMLEVQLANVTAPFLLVSRLRPAMAASASRRKYVVNVSAMEGQFARAYKGPGHPHTNMAKAALNMMTRTSAREMRETDGILMTSVDTGWITDERPHPTKVRLAEEGFHAPLDLVDGAARVYDPIVMGQAGEDISGVFLKDYRVAEW